In Rhizobium sp. CIAT894, the genomic window CGTGTCAACGAGGCGATCAACGAAGAGTGGATTTCCGACAAGAGCCGTTTCATCTGGGACGGCCTGAAGACCCAGCGCCTCGACCGGCCTTATGTCCGCCGCGACGGCCGCCTGCAGCCGGCGACCTGGGCCGAAGCCTTCGGCGCGATCAAGGCCGCCGTCGGCGCCACCTCGGGTGACAAGATCGGTGCGATCGCGGGCGACCTCGCTTCGGTCGAGGAAATGTATGCGCTCTCCGAACTGGTGAAGTCGCTGGGATCGACCAATCTCGACTGTCGCCAGGATGGGACGGCACTCGATCCGTCGCTCGGCCGCGCCAGCTACCTCTTCAACCCGACGATATCAGGCATCGACCAGGCCGACGCGCTGCTGATTATCGGCGCCAATCCGCGCTTCGAGGCGGCGATCCTCAACGCCCGCATCCGCAAGCGCTGGCGCCGCGGCAAGTTCCCGATCGGCGTGATCGGCGAGCCGGGCGAACTGCGTTACAGCTATGATTACCTCGGCAGCGGTCCCGACACGCTGAAGGATCTGGTCGATGGCGGCCACGCCTTCGCCGACGTCTTGAAGAACGCCGCCAAGCCGATGATCATCATCGGCCAGGGCGCGCTGTCGCGCACCGATGGCGCCGGCGTTCTCGCCAGTGCCGCCAAGCTTGCCGGTTCGGTCGGCGCTGTTGCCGAAGGCTGGAACGGCTTTGCCGTCCTTCATACCGCAGCGTCCCGCGTCGGCGGCCTCGACCTCGGCTTCGTGCCGGGTGCTGCGGGCGTCAACGCCGCCGAAATGCTGACGGCAATGGATGTGCTCTTCCTGCTCGGTGCCGACGAACTCGACTTCACCGCCAAGAAGGCCAAGCTCACCGTCTATATCGGTTCGCACGGCGATAACGGCGCGCACCATGCCGACGTCATCCTGCCGGCCGCAGCCTATACCGAAAAGTCCGGCACCTGGGTCAACACCGAAGGCCGCGTCCAGATGGGCAGCCGCGCAGGCTTTGCGCCGGGTGACGCCCGCGAGGACTGGGCAATCATCCGCGCCCTTTCCGACGTGCTCGGCAAGAAGCTTCCCTTCGATTCGCTGAGCGAATTGCGCGTCCGGCTCTATGCCGCTTTCCCGCATTTCGCCGCCATCGACGAGATCGCCGAAACCGATAGCGCCCAAATTGCCGCAGTCGCGAAAAAAGCCGGCAAGATGAACAAGTCAGGGTTTGCGTCGCCGGTGAAAGACTTCTATTTGACGAACCCGATCGCGCGCGCCTCGGCTGTCATGGCCGAGTGCTCGGCATTGGCCCGCAACAACTTCAAAGTCGCGGCAGAGTAAGGGCAGGGGACTATGGATTCTTTCTTTTCGACCTATGTCTGGCCGGCGATCATCATGATCGGTCAGTCGCTGCTGCTTCTCGTTTGCCTGCTCGTCTTCATCGCCTACGTGCTGCTCGCCGACCGCAAAATCTGGGCGGCCGTGCAGTTGCGCCGCGGCCCGAACGTCGTCGGCCCCTTCGGCCTGTTCCAGTCCTTTGCCGACCTTCTGAAGTTCGTCTTCAAGGAGCCTATCATTCCGGCCGGCGCCAACAAGGCGGTGTTCCTGCTGGCCCCGCTGGTAACCGTGCTGCTGGCGCTGTCCACCTGGGCGGTGGTGCCGCTCGCCGACGGATGGGTGATCGCCAACATCAATGTCGGCATCCTCTATATCTTCGCGATCTCCTCGCTTGAGGTCTACGGCATCATCATGGGCGGCTGGGCTTCGAATTCGAAGTATCCGTTCCTCGGTGCGCTGCGCTCGGCGGCGCAGATGGTCTCCTATGAAGTCTCGATCGGCTTCGTCATCGTCACCGTGCTTCTCTGCGTCGGTTCGCTGAACCTGACCGATATCGTCAATGCCCAGCATACCGGCCTCGGCACCATGCTCGGCCTGCCGGCGTCGTTCCTCGACTGGCACTGGCTGTCGCTGTTCCCGATGTTCATCATCTTCTTCATTTCGGCGCTTGCCGAGACGAACCGTCCGCCGTTCGACCTTCCGGAAGCCGAATCGGAACTCGTCGCCGGCTTCATGGTCGAATATGGCTCCTCGCCATACATGATGTTCATGCTCGGCGAATATGCGGCCGTCTGCCTGATGTGCTCGCTGACGACGATCCTGTTCCTCGGCGGCTGGCTGCCTCCGGTCGATATCTGGATCCTCAACTGGGTTCCCGGCATCATCTGGTTCATGCTGAAGGCCTGCTTCGTGTTCTTCATGTTCGCGATGGTCAAGGCTTTCGTCCCGCGCTACCGCTACGACCAGCTCATGCGCCTCGGCTGGAAGGTCTTCCTGCCGCTGTCGCTCGCCATGGTCATCATCGTTGCATTCGTGCTGAAGCTGATGGGTTGGGCATGATGATGCCAGCTCTCGTTTCCGGCAAAATTGGAGGTTGAAGATGGGAAGCTTGTCCAGCTCCATCAGCTCGCTATTCCTCAAGGAATTCTTCGGCGCGTTCTTTCTGTCGATGCGCTATTTCTTCCGCCAGAAGGCGACGATCAACTATCCCTTCGAAAAGGGTCCGGTCTCCCCGCGCTTCCGCGGCGAGCACGCGCTGCGCCGTTATCCGAACGGCGAGGAACGCTGCATCGCCTGCAAGCTCTGCGAGGCGATCTGTCCTGCCCAGGCGATCACCATCGAGGCCGGTCCGCGCCGCAACGACGGCACGCGCCGCACGGTGCGCTACGACATCGACATGGTGAAGTGCATCTATTGCGGCTTCTGCCAGGAAGCCTGCCCGGTCGACGCGATCGTCGAAGGCCCGAATTTCGAATTTGCGACGGAAACCCGCGAAGAGCTCTATTTCGACAAGGCGCGCCTTCTCGATAACGGCGACCGGTGGGAGCGCGAAATCGCCCGCAACATCGCGATCGATTCGCCGTACCGCTGATTGGGTTTTGAGATGCCGCGATGGAGCTCTGCTGCTCCCGTCGCGGTCAATATGCACAGGAGCTTTGCCGGTCAGCCGCGCAAGGCTCTATCGGGCAGAAAAACTCCCGGCTGCCCGGGGGAAGATGAAAAAGGCACCAACATGGGTCTGCAGGCTCTATTTTTCTATCTTTTCGCCTTTGTCGCGATAGCGTCGGCGTTCATGGTCATCTGGGCAAAGAACCCGGTTCACTCGGTTCTGTTCCTGATCCTGGTGTTCTTCAACGCGGCCGGCCTCTTCCTGCTGGCGGGTGCCGAATTCCTGGCAATGATCCTGCTCGTCGTCTATGTCGGCGCCGTTGCCGTTCTCTTCCTCTTCGTGGTGATGATGCTCGACATCGACTTCACCGAATTGCGGGCAGGGGTTCTCGAATATGCGCCGATCGGCGGGCTGATCGGGATCATTCTCGCCGCCGAGCTGATCGTCGTCATCGGCGGTAGCGTCATCTCGCCTGAGATCGCCAAGTCGGTCGCCATGCCGATCCCTGCGCTGACCGAACGCACCAATACCGCCGCCCTCGGCGACGTGCTCTATACCA contains:
- the nuoG gene encoding NADH-quinone oxidoreductase subunit NuoG, with protein sequence MAKLKIDGNEIEVPDHFTLLQACEDAGAEVPRFCFHERLSVAGNCRMCLVEVKGGPPKPQASCAMSVRDIRGGPNGELPEVFTNTPMVKKAREGVMEFLLINHPLDCPICDQGGECDLQDQAMAFGIDTSRYQEDKRAVEDKYIGPLVKTVMNRCIHCTRCVRFTTEVAGISELGLIGRGEDAEITTYLEQAMTSELQGNVVDLCPVGALTSKPFAFTARPWELNKTESIDVMDAVGSAIRVDTRGREVMRVLPRVNEAINEEWISDKSRFIWDGLKTQRLDRPYVRRDGRLQPATWAEAFGAIKAAVGATSGDKIGAIAGDLASVEEMYALSELVKSLGSTNLDCRQDGTALDPSLGRASYLFNPTISGIDQADALLIIGANPRFEAAILNARIRKRWRRGKFPIGVIGEPGELRYSYDYLGSGPDTLKDLVDGGHAFADVLKNAAKPMIIIGQGALSRTDGAGVLASAAKLAGSVGAVAEGWNGFAVLHTAASRVGGLDLGFVPGAAGVNAAEMLTAMDVLFLLGADELDFTAKKAKLTVYIGSHGDNGAHHADVILPAAAYTEKSGTWVNTEGRVQMGSRAGFAPGDAREDWAIIRALSDVLGKKLPFDSLSELRVRLYAAFPHFAAIDEIAETDSAQIAAVAKKAGKMNKSGFASPVKDFYLTNPIARASAVMAECSALARNNFKVAAE
- the nuoH gene encoding NADH-quinone oxidoreductase subunit NuoH, whose protein sequence is MDSFFSTYVWPAIIMIGQSLLLLVCLLVFIAYVLLADRKIWAAVQLRRGPNVVGPFGLFQSFADLLKFVFKEPIIPAGANKAVFLLAPLVTVLLALSTWAVVPLADGWVIANINVGILYIFAISSLEVYGIIMGGWASNSKYPFLGALRSAAQMVSYEVSIGFVIVTVLLCVGSLNLTDIVNAQHTGLGTMLGLPASFLDWHWLSLFPMFIIFFISALAETNRPPFDLPEAESELVAGFMVEYGSSPYMMFMLGEYAAVCLMCSLTTILFLGGWLPPVDIWILNWVPGIIWFMLKACFVFFMFAMVKAFVPRYRYDQLMRLGWKVFLPLSLAMVIIVAFVLKLMGWA
- a CDS encoding NADH-quinone oxidoreductase subunit J; protein product: MGLQALFFYLFAFVAIASAFMVIWAKNPVHSVLFLILVFFNAAGLFLLAGAEFLAMILLVVYVGAVAVLFLFVVMMLDIDFTELRAGVLEYAPIGGLIGIILAAELIVVIGGSVISPEIAKSVAMPIPALTERTNTAALGDVLYTNYVYFFEIAGLVLLVAMIGAIVLTLRHRTNIKRQNIPRQVARTPATAVEVVSVKPGQGV
- the nuoI gene encoding NADH-quinone oxidoreductase subunit NuoI gives rise to the protein MGSLSSSISSLFLKEFFGAFFLSMRYFFRQKATINYPFEKGPVSPRFRGEHALRRYPNGEERCIACKLCEAICPAQAITIEAGPRRNDGTRRTVRYDIDMVKCIYCGFCQEACPVDAIVEGPNFEFATETREELYFDKARLLDNGDRWEREIARNIAIDSPYR